The Bryobacteraceae bacterium genomic sequence CCTTCATATGAAGCGTCGAGACGCAGTTCCTTCTCCGGCGGCCACGCCGTGCGGTGCGCCTCCTCCGGCGTGAAGGTTTCGAACGGACCCATCGTGTACCACGTTCCCCACTCGGGCTTCATTGAAACCACACTCTCGTGCCGGGCTCGTAGTTCCGGAGTCCACGCCTCCACCCGGAGCTTCCCTTTGCCAGTCACCGTCACACCGCGTACGGGCGCATCGAGCCGAAGCTCGCGGACCTCCTTGCCCACCGCGCCGAGTTCCTTCCACGACGCTTCAACCGCCGGAAGCTGCTCGCGCATTCGGGTTTCCCACTCCGTCCGCGCGCGGTCCAACTCCGGCGTCGATGCTTCGAACTTCGCGCGCCACGGCGCGACGGCGTCTGCGAGGCGGTCACGCTCGGCGCGGTCGCCGCGGAACACGGTCAGCTCCTGGTCCAGCTTGATGGCGCTTTCCGCCGTGTTGTTGAAGTACGCGTAGAAGCCGTAGTAGTCGCGCTGGGTGAACGGATCGTACTTGTGGTTGTGGCACTGCGCGCAACCGAGGGTCGAGCCGAGCCAGACGGTGGCCGTGGTATCCACACGATCCTTCATGGCCGCGTCGCGGAACTCGTCGTCCTTCGAGCCGGCTTCGGAATTGACGAGCGTGTTGCGATGGAAGCCGGTGGCGACGATCTGATCCTCGGTGGCGCCGGGCAGCAGGTCGCCGGCGATCTGTTCGATCGTGAACCGATCGAAGGACAGGTTGCGGTTGAACGCCGAGACCACCCAGTCGCGCCAAGCCCATTGCGTTCGGGGCTCATCGCTTTCGTAGCCGTTGGTATCGGCGTAGCGCGCCAAGTCGAGCCACATCTGCGCCCAACGCTCGCCGTAGTGCGGCGAGTCCAGCATGCGGTCTACCAGCGACTCGTAGGCCCGCGGCGAACTGTCGGCAAGAAACCGGTCGATCTCTGCAACTGACGGCGGCAAACCGGTAAGATCGAGCGCCACACGCCGGACCAGAGTCTCCTTGGAGGCCTCGGGCCCGGGTTCGAATCCCTCCTTTTCCATGCGCGCCAGCAGCAGGCGGTCGATCTCGTTGCGTACCCAGGTCTCGTTCTGCACCGCGGGCATCGCCGGACGCCGCGGCGCCACGTACGCCCAGTGCGTCGTCACCGAACCGTCGGCGGCGCCGATTCCGGCCGGCCACACGGCTCCCGCCTCGATCCACGAACGCAGCGCTGCGATCTCCGGCGCGCTCAGCCGTTCGCCCGCCGGCGGCATCGGACTCGCACCGTCGCGCGCCTCCACCCGCTTCAGCAACAGACTGCCCGCCGCGTCGCCTGCGTTCGCCACCGAACCCGATTGCCCACCGCGCTCGAACCCGGCCTTGCCGTCCAGACGCAGCCGGGCCATCTGGACCTTTGCGCCGTGACAGCCAAAGCAGCGGCGTTCCAGGACGGGAAAGACATCGCGGACAAAGTCGGCTGCCGCAAGCGGGGCGGTCAGCAGCAGAAGCAGAGAGAAGAATTGGGCCACTCAACATATATAATGCCCCCATGGCCTTCCCCTTGTCCCGCCGCGAAGCAGTCGCCGCGATCGCAGGCGCCGCCGTTGCCCGCGCCGAGAAGCTGTCGCGGTTCCGCCTGGGCATCACCACCGACGAGATCGACGACGACCTTGCCACCGCCTGCGGCTTCATCCGCCGGTTCGGTCTCGAGTACGCCGAGATCCGAAATCTGTGGGGCAAGTACAACACCGCCCAGCCGATTGAGATGGCGCACAAGGCGCGCGCCATCCTTGACGACATGCGCATCAAGCTGGCGATCCTCGACACGGGCTTCTTCAAAGTGCCGCTGCCGCCGGAAAGCCCCGAAGGCAACCGGAAGATCGACGAACAGTTCGCTGTGCTCGAGGCCGCAAAGGAACGGGCGAAAATTCTAGGCACGGACAAGATCCGCATCTTCGCGTTCACTTACAAGGGTCAGAAGACACCCAACGCCGAGCCGCGCATCGCCGAGTTACTGAAGGAAGCCAGCCGCCGCGCCCGCGGATTCAGGCTCGCCATCGAGAACGTGGGGGAGAGCTATATGTGGTCCGGCGCGGACGCCGCGCGAATCCTGAAGCTGGTTCCCGAATCCAATATCTGCCTCACGTGGGACCCGAACAACGCCGCCGCCACCGGCGAGCAGTCGTTCCCGGACGGCTACAAACTGCTGGACCCGGCGCGCATCGTCCATGTCCACCTTCGCGACTACCGGCGTCTCCCCAACGGAAAGGTCGAGTGGGCGCTCGTCGGCCAAGGCGAGTTCGACCATGTCAGCCAGCTCCGTGCGTTGCTGAAGGCCGGCTACAAGGAGACGATGTCCCTCGAGACACACGCCAAGATCCCGGAGGGCAAGGCGGCGGCTTCCGAAGCCTCCATAAAAGGGCTCCTTGAACGCCTGAAACAGGTATAGTGCAAGTATGGGCCTGCGTACGTTCCTGGTGTTTTCGGCCCTGTGTTCCGCCTCCTTCGCAGCCCCGCCCGAATTCGCCGCGCAAGTGTTGGTGAAGCGGTATTGTCACGGGTGCCACGGTCCGAGTGGAAAGACTGGACTTACCCTCACGGCAATCGACGCCGACAACCCGGCGGCGCGCCCGGATGCGTGGGAGAAAGCCATTCGCCGGCTGCGCGCCCGATCAATGCCGCCGGCCGGGATTCCCCGCCCCGATGAGGCCACCTACGAAGCGCTCATCGGTCATCTGGAAGCCGCGCTCGACAAGGCGGCCTCCGAGAAGCCGAATCCGGGGCGTACCGACACGTTCCGCCGCCTGACCCGCACCGAGTACCACAACGCCATTCGCGACCTGCTTCACCTCGACGTGGATGTCGCATCACTCCTGCCAGCCGATGAGACCAGCCATGGCTTCGACAACATCACCGTCGGCGATTTGTCACCCACGCTGCTCGAACGGTACATCTCGGCATCGCGGAAAGTGGCCCGACTCGCCATCGGCATACCGGGCCGCGCGCCCGGTGGCGAGACCTTCTACCTGCCGCCGGACCTCACGCAGGAGAAACACTTCGAGGAGCTACCGCTTGGAACCCGCGGCGGCACGACGATCACCTACACCTTCCCAGTGGACGCCACCTATGAGATACAGATCCGCCTCCAGCGGGATCGCAACGAACACGTCGAGGGGCTTTACCGGCAGAACGACGTGGAGTTGATGCTCGATGGAACGCGGCTGCAGGTATTTTCGGTGACGCCCCCGCCGGCCGGCCAGGATCACAGTCAGGTGGATAAGCACATGAACTTCCGGGTTCCGGTGAAGGCAGGGCCGCACGAGGTGGCCGTTGCGTTCCCGAAGCGCCCCTTCGTGCTTCCGGAAACCGAGCGCGAGCCCTACGAAGCTCACTTCAACATGGATCGCCATCCGCGCATCCAGCCCGCCGTGCTTTCGGTCTCCATCAACGGCCCGTATGACGTGAAGGGCGCCGGCGATTCTCCCAGCCGTCAGCGCGTCCTCATTTGCCGGCCCGTCTCCGCCAACGAAGAAACCGCGTGCGCGGAAAAGATCCTCTCCAGGCTGATAAGACGCGCCTACCGGAGGCCGGTTGCCGCCGCGGACCTGGCCATGCCGATGAAGCTCTACCGCGGGGCGCGCGCGGAAGGCTTCGACAGCGGTATCGAAATGGCGCTTCGCGCCGTGCTCGTCAGCCCCGAGTTTCTCTTCCGGATCGAACAGGACCCGGCCGACGCCGGCCGCGGTGAACCGTACCGGCTGAGCGACCTCGCGCTCGCCACCCGCCTCTCGTTCTTCCTGTGGAGCAGCATCCCGGACGACGAGTTGCTGGATGGCGCGATCGCCGGCACACTCTCGAGGCCCGGCGTGCTCGAGAAGCAGGTCCGCCGGATGCTGGCCGATCCGCGCGCGGAGATGCTCGCCACCAACTTCGCCGGACAGTGGCTGCACCTGCGCAATCTCGCTTCGGCGAAGCCGGACATGCGCACGTTCCCGGATTTCGACGACAACCTGCGCCAGGCATTCCGTCAGGAAACGGAAATGTTTTTCGAGAGCGTGATGCGCGAGGATCGCAACGTGCTTGATCTGCTTCGCGCGCGCTACACCTTCGTCAACGAGCGTCTGGCGAAACACTACGGCATTCCGTACGTTTATGGGAGCCGTTTCCGCCGCGTCGAACTGCCCGCCGACAGCCCACGCGGCGGCTTGTTGGGACAAGGGAGCGTGCTCACGGTGACCTCGTACGCCACACGCACATCGCCCGTCATCCGAGGCAAGTGGGTGCTCGAGAACATCCTCGGGACGCCGCCGCCACCGCCGCTGCCCTCGGTGCCCGCGCTCAAGGAACGCGGTCCGTTGGGAACGAACCTCACGGTGCGGCAGCGCCTGGCCGAACATCGCGCGAATCCGATTTGCGCCTCTTGCCACCGGCTGATGGATCCGGTGGGCTTCGCGCTCGAGAACTTCGATGCCGTGGGCCGCTGGCGCACGCAGGAATTCGGCGTCCCTGTGGACGCCTCGGCCGGCCTGCCGGACGGCTCGCAATTCGATGGCGTCGACGGGCTGCGCAAGGCTCTGCTTGCCAAGCCGGAGATGTTCGCCACCACGGTGACCGAAAAATTGCTGACATACGCGCTCGGCCGCGGGGTTGAATACTACGACGCGCCCGCGGTGCGCGAAATCGTCCGAGTCGCCAAGAAGCAGGACTATCGTTTCTCGGCCTTCGTCGCCGGCATCGCGGCGAGCGGACCGTTCCAGCGGCGGCGGGCCGGCGCTACAGATCGCGAAATCGGGAGAGTGCAACGATGATCATCACCAAGCGTTCCTTGTCGAGACGCACACTGCTGCGAGGCGCCGGAGCGTCCGTGGCCCTGCCGCTGCTCGATGCGATGGCGCCGGCGCTGACGGCGGCGCCCGTGAAGCCGGTGCGCCGCCTCGGATACGTGTATATCCCGATGGGTTCGGTGTTCTCGCAATGGGCGCCGGCGGCTTCCGAGAACCTCGAACTCTCACCGACCCTGGCCGCGCTCGCGCCTGTACGCGACAACGTCACCGTCTTTTCGAACATGGAGCTGAAGCCCGCCTACCCGGGCACGCACGCCACATCGAACGCCGCGTTCCTGAGCGCCGCCAAGGCCAAGTGGACTGAGAGTTCGGACTACTATCTCGGCACCACGGCCGACCAGATCGCCGCCAAGCAGATGGGCCAGACCACCCGGCTGCCGTCGCTCGAGTTGGCGATGGATCTGCTCACCGTCGTCGGGCAGTGCGATAACGGCTTCGCGTGCGTCTACCAGAACAACCTCTCATGGTCGTCGCCGACAACGCCGCTTCCGGCCGAGGCGCATCCCCGCATCGCCTTCGAGCGCCTGTTCGGCGAGGGTGGATCGGCCGCCGAACGCGCCGCCGAAATGCGCAAGGACGCGAGCCTCCTCGATTGGGTCCGCGACGACATCGCCCGGCTGCAGCGCAAGCTCGGTCCGGGTGACCGCATCAAGGTCACCGAGTACCTGGATTCGGTGCGCGAAGTGGAACGACGCATCCAGAAGGCGGAAGCCGCAGTAGCGCACAACAACCTGCCCGATCTCGACCGGCCGGTGGGTGTACCCGCCGCCTACGCCGATCACGCCAAGCTGATGTTCGATCTGCAGGTGCTGGCGTTCCAGGGCGACGTGACGCGGGTGATCACCTTCCAACTCGCGCGCGAAACCAGCACGCGCACCTATCCGGAAATCGGCGTCTCGGAAGCGCACCACCCACTCACGCACAACGGCGGCAATCCTGAAAAGCTGGCCAAGGTGGCGCAGATCAACGCCTATCACGTGTCGCTGCTCGCCTACTATCTGCAAAAGCTCAAGGCTACCGAGGAAGGCGATGGGTCCCTGCTCGACAATTCGCTTGTGCTCTACGGGAGCGGCATGGGCAACCCCGACG encodes the following:
- a CDS encoding sugar phosphate isomerase/epimerase family protein, with amino-acid sequence MAFPLSRREAVAAIAGAAVARAEKLSRFRLGITTDEIDDDLATACGFIRRFGLEYAEIRNLWGKYNTAQPIEMAHKARAILDDMRIKLAILDTGFFKVPLPPESPEGNRKIDEQFAVLEAAKERAKILGTDKIRIFAFTYKGQKTPNAEPRIAELLKEASRRARGFRLAIENVGESYMWSGADAARILKLVPESNICLTWDPNNAAATGEQSFPDGYKLLDPARIVHVHLRDYRRLPNGKVEWALVGQGEFDHVSQLRALLKAGYKETMSLETHAKIPEGKAAASEASIKGLLERLKQV
- a CDS encoding DUF1592 domain-containing protein — translated: MGLRTFLVFSALCSASFAAPPEFAAQVLVKRYCHGCHGPSGKTGLTLTAIDADNPAARPDAWEKAIRRLRARSMPPAGIPRPDEATYEALIGHLEAALDKAASEKPNPGRTDTFRRLTRTEYHNAIRDLLHLDVDVASLLPADETSHGFDNITVGDLSPTLLERYISASRKVARLAIGIPGRAPGGETFYLPPDLTQEKHFEELPLGTRGGTTITYTFPVDATYEIQIRLQRDRNEHVEGLYRQNDVELMLDGTRLQVFSVTPPPAGQDHSQVDKHMNFRVPVKAGPHEVAVAFPKRPFVLPETEREPYEAHFNMDRHPRIQPAVLSVSINGPYDVKGAGDSPSRQRVLICRPVSANEETACAEKILSRLIRRAYRRPVAAADLAMPMKLYRGARAEGFDSGIEMALRAVLVSPEFLFRIEQDPADAGRGEPYRLSDLALATRLSFFLWSSIPDDELLDGAIAGTLSRPGVLEKQVRRMLADPRAEMLATNFAGQWLHLRNLASAKPDMRTFPDFDDNLRQAFRQETEMFFESVMREDRNVLDLLRARYTFVNERLAKHYGIPYVYGSRFRRVELPADSPRGGLLGQGSVLTVTSYATRTSPVIRGKWVLENILGTPPPPPLPSVPALKERGPLGTNLTVRQRLAEHRANPICASCHRLMDPVGFALENFDAVGRWRTQEFGVPVDASAGLPDGSQFDGVDGLRKALLAKPEMFATTVTEKLLTYALGRGVEYYDAPAVREIVRVAKKQDYRFSAFVAGIAASGPFQRRRAGATDREIGRVQR
- a CDS encoding DUF1552 domain-containing protein encodes the protein MIITKRSLSRRTLLRGAGASVALPLLDAMAPALTAAPVKPVRRLGYVYIPMGSVFSQWAPAASENLELSPTLAALAPVRDNVTVFSNMELKPAYPGTHATSNAAFLSAAKAKWTESSDYYLGTTADQIAAKQMGQTTRLPSLELAMDLLTVVGQCDNGFACVYQNNLSWSSPTTPLPAEAHPRIAFERLFGEGGSAAERAAEMRKDASLLDWVRDDIARLQRKLGPGDRIKVTEYLDSVREVERRIQKAEAAVAHNNLPDLDRPVGVPAAYADHAKLMFDLQVLAFQGDVTRVITFQLARETSTRTYPEIGVSEAHHPLTHNGGNPEKLAKVAQINAYHVSLLAYYLQKLKATEEGDGSLLDNSLVLYGSGMGNPDVHDHINLPILVAGGSAARMRGGRHIKYKEPTPLASLHLSLLDKAGVKLDSFGDSHGRLNELYDATLSV